In Caretta caretta isolate rCarCar2 chromosome 15, rCarCar1.hap1, whole genome shotgun sequence, the genomic stretch tgctcaaataaattggttagtctctaaggtgccacaagaactccttttctttttgcgaatacagactaacacagctgttcctctgaaacctaacattaacACAGTAATTAATATCCATAAAAGCAAGGAAGATCTGAGTTAAAGTAAAACATACATGTATCCAATATACACCATATATCCCTCATTTGGGTACCTGCTTAGGCCATGTCTAGACTAGGAATCTTGTTTGTGTTAGTACTACATTTCTTTGCTTTAGTCTTCTATTGCAAGTTAAATATTTAggtttgtgtgtcattttgtgcttGTCAATCTATTTAATCCTTCTTCTAGCACCAACCCTGGAAACAGCAACATTTTTTCAAGGCAAGAGCTAAGCAGTAAATGTTCTTACTATATATATATCCAGGTCTGAAGTAAGGGTGCCCAGTGTGTCTTGTTTCAAGCGATGCCCCAGATTTTTAGAGGACTCCCCTTGCACCTTCCTGAGGCCTAAAAACCAGCCGGAGGGGGGCCACGCAGCACCAAGCTTAACTCAGCCTGTGTTTTGTTGGGTTGTTTTTAACAAACCAGCGGTTAAGGAGCGTCTGTCCCAGGAGCACAGAGAGTCAAGCAGCCTATTCTGGGGGTAACCTTAAACTCCAGAAAGGCACAGACACCTGCGTGGAGGCATCAAGCTTTAGGGGCGGTGTAAGGCTCAGCAAGGAGACAGGTCGTCCCCTGCCCCGGACAACGGCAGCACGGGGCTGCACCCACCACAGCGCTGACAGCTGCGTGACAGAGTCCCTGCGGGAAAACGGGACAGACACTCGCTCAGCCAGGGCCTCGGGGGCCCCAGGGGTCTGCCAGCCCGCCCACCAGCCCAGGGGCTGCCACTGATGATCAGCGACAGAAGGCACCGGACTGCTGTCCACCGGGATCTGGCGCCAGCCTCTTCCGCGCCCCCAAGAGCTTACCCCTCGCCCCCCGAGCTTCTCCCCCTCAACCGAGCGAGGCCCGCCCCCTCCAAGCTTCTCCCCTTCAACCGAgcgagcccagccccgccccctccgagCCTCTCTCCCTTTCAACCGAgcgagcccagccccgccccctccgagCTTCTCCCCCCTTCAACAGAgcgagcccagccccgccccgccccctccgagCTTCTCCCCCCTTCAACCGAgcgagcccagccccgccccctccgagCCTCTCTCCCTTTCAACCGAgcgagcccagccccgccccgcccgagcTTCTCCCCCCTTCAACCGAgcgagcccagccccgccccgcccgagcTTCTCCCCCCTTCAACcgagcgagccccgccccgcccgagcTTCTCCCCCCTTCAACCGAgcgagcccagccccgccccgcccgagcTTCTCCCCCCTTCAACCGAGCGAGCCCAGCCCCGCCCGAGCTTCTCCCCCCTTCAACCGAgcgagcccagccccgccccgcccgagcTTCTCCCCCCTTCAACCGAgcgagcccagccccgccccgccccgcccgagcTTCTCCCCCCTTCAACcgagcgagccccgccccgcccgagcTTCTCCCCCCTTCAACCGAgcgagcccagccccgccccgcccgagcTTCTCCCCCCTTCAACCGAGCGAGCCCAGCCCCGCCCGAGCTTCTCCCCCCTTCAACCGAGCGAGCCCAGCCCCGCCCGAGCTTCTCCCCCCTTCAACCGAgcgagcccagccccgccccgcccgagcTTCTCCCCCCTTCAACCGAgcgagcccagccccgccccgccccctccgagCTTCTCCCCCCTTCAACcgagcgagccccgccccgccccgccccgccccgcccgagcTTGTCCTCCACCCCCTCGGGGACCGTCTCGCCTCTGAACacccccctctcagagctggtcCCCCGCCCTCAGGCAGCTCCCCTCGACCCCGCCCCGCCGCGGGAGTGTCTCCGGCCTAGCCCCGCCTCCCAGCGGCCCTTCGGCCCCGCTCAGAGAAGTCCCGGGTGGTACCACCGCAAGCTCACCCTGAAGGGGGAGAAATGCCGGGTGGGGTGTACCACTCCGGGCTCTGGCGCAGTGACTCACCTTAGCCGGGAAGAGCGAGGCTGTCGGGCGAGGAGCGACCACaagcgcgcggggggggggacagagaATGGCGGAGGACTCCGCTACGGGCACCCGGCAGGGACAGAACAGCGAGGGTTCCCAGCCACCTCCACTTCCCCTCTGCTCTGTGCTCACCAGAGGCGCTGTTGTCGGACAAGAGCAAGGGGAGTCAGGAAAGGGGGACAACCCTCATCTTGCTACACAAGTTGCTAGGGTGCCTGCACCGCTTCACGGCCCAATTCCAACGGGACAGGGCTGCCAACTCCCCATGTGTTGCCTTCTAGCTGGGGGTAAGTGGTGCGTGTCCgtaagccccagctcctggagtcatgttactATGGAAGAATCGCCACtttcctattaaaaaaacaagtaagttaggACCCACCTGCACCCTGCAGGCGCACAAGGCAAATAAGAACCACTCTGTCTTTTCTCTAAATCACATTAGTTCTGAGCGTCTGACTAATGCTGCCTGGCAAGATGAGCTGGGCCAGACTTATTATGCATGGCTGGTCTGTGCTAGAAAGTTGGAccagcttaactacattgctcagggctgtgaacaaATTCATGCACTATGCGAGTAACTAAGCCTAAACCCCACTCCTAACCCTCCCACTAAGTTGATAggaaaattcttccattgacctagctaccatctcttggAGAGGTAGACAGGGCAGCACAGCTGTTAACAGTGCTGCTTAtaatttttctagtgtagacgtacccacagACACAGGCAGCTGCCCAGACAAGTGTGGACCAAGTTTTTAATTGTAGAAGGCCTGGTCTGTACATgaagttatattggtataacaatgTGAGTTaggagtcttttttttaaaaccattataGTTTGAGTTCAAGCCCTAGCGTAGTCTAAGTTATCCAGTATAAAGGGAACATCACttacggtctagataatacttagtcctgcctgtgccatgagtgcaggggactgaactagatgacctctcaaggtcccttccagtcttatgattctattTCACTTCACAAACCACAATAtgacttggtctacactacaaacctcTGGCAGCATAGTTATGTCTCCTAGGGGTGAGAAAAATTCACAAAGCTCTGGGCAACATAGCTATGCCTGCAGAACGTCCACTGTCGGTGGAACTATGCTGACAAAAGAGCGCTTTGGCAATTTAGCTACCTACCATTGTTTTTAGTATGTTGGTGAAAAAGCTGCACCTTAAATAGGGGGGTATGCTGGCATAGACTCTGTAGTTTAGACATCGCTTAAGATACTGGCATAAACTGTACTAGCACAGTTAAAGCAACAGAAAACCTTCTAGTGTAAGCAAGTGCTAAAAGCAGATTTTATAAAAGCCCACGTCTATCTCCAGGAATCTTTACATTAAATTTGAAGAAGTATCCCAATGAACAAGCAATGGGTTTATTTGCTTTCAAATCAAACATTCCTGTGTGGAATCTGCAACCCAGACATTGTAGTATTATGCCAGCGAATGAGAACTCAGAACTGGAACGGACAGCAGCCTCTCCAAGGTAAGGGGCACAAAGTAAACAACACACAGAgagcaaataaagtaaaaaatttcaattttaatgATCAGGGCAGTTTCCTCTAAAGGTTACAAATGAAAGTTCCCATTGAGTTGACAATATTCCCATGGTTATTTTATTAAGAATGACCCAAACTTTGCTCACAGATTgaggttgatttaaaaaaaaaaaaaggaagagatgaTAAAGATGATACAAGTTATACAAAATATTGAGGGATGTAAAAGAATATCTAGGGGAAGAGAGCATCTCCTGAAGGCACACTGAGACATACCCCTCATATTCCTGCTTTTACCTACAAGACAAAATATGGATCAAGACCTTCTGCGGATAAAAATAAAACTCCTAATTAAAACACAAGAGCATAATATTGGCAGCAACTTATTAATAAAGGTAAAAGGACAAACTACTCTGGCAGAAGTGGAGTCCACAAGGAATCATAAGTCCAGAGGCCTTAAGACAGAAACCATTTAATACATTGCACAGAACTGAACAGAGGAGACAGCCCTTCAAAAAGAGAACAGTATTACATTCAGTGAAGACCATAGGCTTAATTCACATCCACAGGTGCTATCGTTTGTGTGTCAAACCCACAGGGGCTGTTGTGCCAGTAGGAATTTACATCCATTGCCACCAATGCCACTGCCCTCCCCCAGGGCCCGCTCAGGAAGGGAGCTTTAATTTACACAGCTCTGAGCCTCTTTTGAAGCCCACCTGGTGAAGTTTAGCTGGAAAGGGCTCAATCAGCATGTTTCCTAGGCCTGGTCTCTGCTTCAAATGCAGATTGACATAGCTATGGTGATCGGGGTGTGAAAAGCTACATcccgagtgctgtagctatgttgacctaactcctggtgtagatgcagctagacTGACAGAAGCATGCTTCCGTCAACCTACCTACAGCATCCCTACAGTGATAGAAAAATCCCTCTGTCGCTATATCTACCCTGTGGGTTATGCTACCATAGCTatggtgctgtagctatgccCTACAGTCCCGATAATGTAGAGATGCCTTTAGGCATCCCATTCCTAAGGCACCAGCTGGCTCCAGGGCCCCCGTTAAGTATGAGGGTTGTGGGAGGCTTGCACCACTGCtacttctctctcccacccccaaaggAAGTTGGTCCCACAGATGGTGAATTAAGCCCAAAGTCTGACCAAAAAAATCCGCAGCAGCTTCATATGCCCAAAACACAGAAGACTAAAATGTAACTCATGGAGGAACAATGGCCGTCAGGCCTTGGTTAAAAGCAGCTGCCTCTTAAGCAGTGTTGCATACTCTCCCCTCTAAACTCTTTCAAGGTTAGGGGCTtattctcctcttcttcttccaaATTTTCAGCCACAATCTCTGAAACCATGTGTGTAGGTGTGCACACCTACTTGACAGCACATAAAATTCCCACATTATTGCACACAACCCCCCCATCTGAATGGGCAGATGAATAATGAGGATTTGTCCATGCAACGTTTCTGCGTGCTAGGTTGAAGCCTACTGAAAATTTGAACCTTACTTTTACACATTTAGGCCAAAATGTAACCAAGAGCTACCTAGCAAGTAGAGCGGGATGCCAAACCACCAGCAATATACCTGGCAATCTACCACAGGCAGTACTGAACCCCCTCTAAGGTTTCGTAGTTTGCGTTTGTGATAACAGTACACTCACTACATGTTCAAAGTGGTTTAACAAACCTTAATTAAAAGGTTTGTGAAACAATTACTTGGGCTGGAGATACTCTGCATACATAGGCAGCTATACATCTATGTTCTGGGATTGTCCAAGTACAAGAACACATTGGAACCATCTGTTGTTAAtaacatctttaaaataaaaggatcAACGTATCCCCTGATACACACATACCAGCCCGCTTTCCAAAAGTAGATCTCATTCATGAAAGGGACAGTTTCTTAAGCTTAGAGATGGCAAAGAAAGTTAAGTCTCTCTCTAGCCAGAGAATCCAGGGCTACCGGTATAACAATAGATTTCTGATCCCACACAAATTGCATGTGAAAGTCATGGACAgtacgcaaaaaaaaaaaaaagaaaaaagtctctctctcaaattttggaaATCACTCCAGCTAGAGATGAAGAAATTCTGTAAactaaagagatttttaaaatagtacatAGAGGTCTtcaatttataaaagaaaaagaaaaaaatctattttaaaatgttttgcactTGCCTTATGTAGAGATTACATATGTTTAAATAATTGTATGTTTCATATAAGCACTTTTACTGTAATAAAAACATAATTCAAATTACATAATGAAAACAATTCCTGCACAATAAGATTCCTTTATAAAGTACATTTTTTGTTACTTTAGTTTTCAAGTATTCCACGTTCCAATGCATCAGTTAGTGGTGTACACAGTCACTTTCAGGGTCACTGCTGCAttattctccccaccccagttccTTTTGGTCGTCTGTGACAACTCATTTTCAGCATGCAAGAAAACCTCTGCTTTACTGGATTGCTGGATTTAGAAAGGCCACTTAGTTCTACCCAAACTGAATCACAAGCAGCAAAGATCCCAGCTCCTGCTATTTACTGACTCAGTCAGAGTCATCGTCACAACCATCACTGCCTTCAAGATCGTTGCTCTGCAAagtagaatgaaaaaaaaatggttttgtcaTCAGCTTATTATAGACCCAAATCAAAAGACTGGATCGAAACTGCTCCAAAGTCTAGGGAAAGGTGAGTCTGGATCGAAACTTCATGACTTGGACCCTCCTCTAGTTACTGCATTTGAAATTAtagggagtcggggggggggggggaaatactgTCTTTTACTTCTTATGGCAGATAGTGAAATGGAAGAATCCAGTTCCATATAGCTCCACGGAAGCAATAACTTACAGGGATGGTGTCAGGTCAATTTAGATGCCTAATAAGAATTGTTATTCCGTCGTTATTGTTAGCACAGCAGAGCCAATACATCTTAAGATGAGAAGCAGGATTTTATTCTCTCATACCTCATTAATAGAATTGTTTACTAAATTCTAAGCAATTGCTGAAGGACTCTGTTCAGTTAAGTGTGAAACTGAATGATGACAATCTGCAGCATACTGAAAACACAGGGAGAGCAtataaaacttaatttaaaaacacaatGAACGACACAGGGCTCCTGTACCTACTGTATTCTTCCTTTTCATATTTAAGTCAACGAAAACCTCCACATTTCTTGAAGCCATCACAAAACTGAGAATTTCCCCAGAGCACTCCAGAATCTATGGACCTCACTGCAAAATTTAGGTCCAAATTGTCATAGAAATAGGGCCCTGTGTACAAGTGCTGAAAAGtaagttccttttttaaaaatgtgttcagtTGTACAGTAACAATCTAAGGGGCTATTAGTAACACATATAAGGAAACTGGTTTAAAGTTTGAATTCTACACTGACATTGTCCCTTGAAAGAACGAGCCAATGTGACAGAATAAAGTCAAGGGTTCTGCAGTGTTTTCTTAGCACAAATATTCAGAGTGCAGTTATAATAAAGAAAAGCACTGTCAGCAATGATCACGGTATGGCTTAGGGTGATGGATTTCCAACTGTTGATTTAAAACCAAATGCAAACAGCTGTATGTAGCTTTGAAAAGGAAATGGCCTTttctattataaaataaaaagactGTAAATGTATCCAACTACAAAACCATCAGCACAACATGCTGCAGTGTAAATAGGCTAAAAACTTTTATTATGGAATCTGTCACAAAACTCCTTATTTATCTGTTCCCAGCCAGCCCGTGACAACTGCAAATCTGATGTATTTGTTTGAGTTTATTGGTAACAAGCACAAATGGCTTCTGCTAGCTCAGCAGCTCAGTGCTTCTTTAACATGTCATCAGTGAGCCTTTATTATATCATCATCAAACAGcactggaggcaggagagaatTCTTTGTACCTTTCTGAGTCACATTAAACCAAATTAAGGTGGCATGTGGTATAAGCATTTTACATCAAGTGACAACAGTGTTTCCATGCAGTGTATCTACATCAGCACCACCGCAGCAAAACAATTACCAGAAGTACAAAAATAACCCTGACAAGTCTCTAGTTGTCCTTATTCATGCAATTCATCCAGGCTGTGGATTTTAATTTCAATATTAGAATTTTGTTTCATGCCAAAACAAATCATAAAATGTTAGCGGTGGAAGAGACCTAGTCTGACCCTTGTCAGTACAGGATTGTTCCCAACACAGCGAGACGCTAATTTAAAGATTATTCTAACTATGCTAACTAAGATTATGCTAACTAAAGATTATTCAATCACCACTCCAAGTTTTCAGTGTGCTGCAagacattcattaaaaaaataaattaggatTCCATTGAGTTGTTTTTCTAGTACTGTCTCCAGCTTAGTTTTAACAGGTCCCAAGCAAACAACGTTTCCACGactcccttgggagactattccccAGCCCAACATATCTCTCAGGAAGATCTGAATTTCAGTCTACAAATTCCCTTTCTTAATACTATATCCCATATCTCCTCGTTATACCTACTCAAATCAATAGCAGTTCCATGCACTAAAAGTTTCATCTTACAACTTCCTATTaagctcagtgggagttttggctaCTGGTGGGTTTGCAGAATTGGGTGCAGAGTAATTAAACTTACTTTCCACTGAGTTTAAGATTCTTTGCAAGTGAACAGAccattaaacaaaacagaaaattagATAAAGGATAAGAAAGTTCTCCATGCAAATTGGTATTTAAAGGGACCCTACCAATTTGAAATTTAGTCTCTCTTGAATTCAAGTTAGTTACAGATAGCAACATCtgctcctggctcccaacccagATTTATATGGTTTAGCAATCACATCTTCCTGCGCTTTAATATATTTCTTCCTTTTTCCACTTGCCATGtgcaaaactaacaaaaaacagtGAAAGGGACTATCCGCAAAATGCTgtcatatatatatgtatttctcGACATCTGGATATGATTATTTTAGACTAGTCTCTTTAAGTGATAGTTATGTTAGGTGGTGTAGTGACAGCAGGTAAAAGTGTTCAGGaagaagagcaattttttttttttaaattgacagtaTCCCTCTAAAAAGATAATAGTTTCAATCATTACCTTTGAGTTTCTGTCATTGACTTGTACCCCTGAAGAAGTGGCATTGAAGTCATGGATGGAGAGCGTGCTCAGCCAGTTCACCATGGATTGCTCCTCCCTTTCAGTGTTGATAATAGTGGGATAGATATGTTGCTCTTTGAAAACAGcgatcttctcctcctcctccgtccATTCCAGTGGCTCATGTAAACCATCATTTCCAAAGCGTCTATTGTACTTTTCAAAGTGCACCTTTTCCAAGACCAGCCCAAGCCCTGGAGCTTTGGGGACATCCACCttttcctctccccagctgcGCTCCATGATGGACTCCGGTGCATAGCCTTTCATTATAGCTATCACCAAACCAATCATCTTCCTTATTTGGTGCATCATAAAACTCTGTCCTTTCACCTTTATCACTGCAAATTCCATGCACTCCTTCACAAAGGGCTCTTCGCAATATATCTCCATGATGTACCGTTTGGCACTGGGGTCTTTGGGTCCCTTCTGAGAAGTGAAGTTGTGGAAGTTATGGGTCCCTTTGTAGCACGCAAGAAGCTTGTTGACTTTCTCAAGAGTCTCTTTGTTCAGACGGTAAGTTTTGTCTTGGATATCACGGTCTTTATGAGCAAAGGCAAACGTTGGTAGCATGTAGAAGTAGGTTCTGGCATCACACTTGTTCTTGGAGCTGAATCCCCCGGTGACTCTTTTCAgtcctcattttaaaaatgacattttgttaaCAAAACTTTTGAATCAGCCAATTTCAGCCACATTACAATCCCCGCCCACCAAGAAGAAACTATATAAAatagaaggtggggggggggcagggggtagaacaaaaaaacccttttcacATTGAAatatttgagggggaaaaaaatctgaatggTATAGCAAAAAGCTCCATGATAAAGAATTCCTCTTTAAACTAAAATCAGTGTTTGTACAGACTGCTGGGATACccactttttcattattcttaccCAGAATTCTGATATGAGAAGGAAGACAGTTATTGATCTTTTCTAAAACGTCATCTATCAGCCAGATCTTCAGTGACACAATCTGTCCAGCGGCAGACACGCCctatgaaaacaaaaacaacgagAACACACATTGGTAGTTGTGCCACAGTGAAAGATCTGTATgagaacaaaaatttaaaatggatagTCTGTTTACATTCTCAGttcatttttttttgctgttattgGTCATTGCAAACTGAAGTGAGAACCATAAAGTCAAAATCACACAGAAAGACACACAAGTAAATTCAGCACCACTGCAAACCTAAGATGCATGGTATTTTTCCCCCACTTGTAAAACTGCGATAACAAAGAGTTTAAAGGATTTTCCCTGAATCACATAGAAGCCTACTGTAGCAAAGCCAtgaacagaatccagatctcccaacTGTGTGCTTCAGCCACAAAATCATCTGTCCACTCATGGGCTAGCAGTGTAATTTGGTTAGTGTGGAGGAAGGGATAAGGTTGAAAATATATTATACTATCACTCTCTGCTGTGGTATTTCACTGTATTTGAGtcatacaaaaccaaacacatgCTGTATGCAAGTCTGTACATCATGGTAGCatctatcaggtttcagaggaacagccgtgttagtctgtattcgcaaaaagaaaaggagtacttgtggcaccttagagactaaccaatttatttgagcatgagctttcgtgagccacagctcacttgaagtgagctgtggctcacgaaagctcatgctcaaataaattggttagtctctaaggtgccagtagCATCTATGAATCTCAGTTAAGAATTAGGGCCCCCTTTGTGCTAGACACCACATAGTCAAAGAACAAAAACAGTCCCCAACCCAAAAAATTCCTAATATATCAAACAGGATGGAACAAACAGGGCAGGAGTGGGTTGGGAGGAAGAAGTAACAAATAGATGAACACagttaaagtaaaaagaaaaggagtacttgtggcaccttagagactaaccaatttctttgagcataagctttcgtgagctacagctcacttcatcggatgcatactttccacagtatgcatccgatgaagtgagctgtagctcacgaaagcttatgctcaaataaatgtgttagtctctaaggtgccacaagtactccttttctttttgcggaataacacggctgctactctgaaacctatttctcaTCTGTGATCCAAAATGCACATGACCAGAGACAGTCACAACAATCTCAGTGCTACTAGCTTCTGTTAGAGCATGAAAGAAAGAGCTTCAACACCTTGTCTGTTCGCGCACACCTCTGAAAGGACATTTTTTTCATATCTTCACCGTGGTTTTCTGGAATGCACCCTGACCGAATGAGGGCAGATACTAAATCATCCTCAATCGTCTTGAACTGCGAGGACCCCACGTTTCGCTGAAGATAAAATAGAGGAAGAAAACTATAATTAATACTTTCTTTGAAGACCCATCGTTACCCAGAACCCAATAACCACTAGAGTCCCAATCAATTTTCAAAGTTATCTCTTCACAAAACAAACAGCACTGCCCCTCTCTAGCAAACCCTACCAATTATATTTTACCTGGAGTTATGAATGAGACAGATAcattttcagtatttcttttACTATTGTAGCTGGTAACAAATAGAAGTGATTTCAGATGATTCCTCAACCTCTGCCCAAACCATGAGTAACTGGATTTATATGGAGATTACAAATGACCCATCTGTGGGTCTGCAACACGAGACCAAAGGAGATGTTATTCCAGTACAGCCAGCGTCACTCCAAAGCCAGCACACTGGAATTGAGTCACCATATTCATAAATTAGATTTATACATGCTTCGATTGTATAAATCTAAGGGTTCACAACTTTGCTGCTACTATTGCATTAGAAAAGTCACTTTCTGCACAGCGTGGTTAAGAGAGCAGCCATGTATCTGTGGGCTTGTCTATCCTGGAGACATTTTGTAGCAGTTTTGTTATACTTCTGCTACACCAACACAAACCCACCCCCACTATGTAATttagctgcagcagggcagtttAGCCTGTTTCCAAACTGAAGTAAGCCACTCCAGTGCAGCACATCAAAACCATGGGCCTGCATTAGGGCAAGTATCCCCAGTATAGACAGGTTCAAAAAATGCAACAGAAAGAGGCAGAAATGTAATCTGCATGTTTTGGGGCCATGTGCCGTGTTTCAGTGATATACTGAATACCCACCTACACTACAGGACACATTCCGGAATGCTTATTACCATTTTTGCTGGTACACATCTAAACATAAGAACAtacgaatggccatactgggtcagaccaaaggtccatccagcccacagATGcttgtatcctgtcttccgacagtggccaaacaCATTTTAGAAGTGAAATGAGCAGGGCGGGGAAAATCCAAGAGCCAGTGAAACAGCCACAACTGCAGAGCCTCAAGCAGAGAGCTCACTGGAAAGGTAGCAGGGACGTTATAAGATAGCACTAGGGTCATTAATTGAACTGCAGCATGGAGCCGCAGCATGGTGCTTTCAGTGCACACAGCAGGCTTATCTACAGCAAGGTTTTTCTGAAAAATCTCCCTTCATTGCTACAGCTCTGGTACAGTTCTACCA encodes the following:
- the PUS1 gene encoding pseudouridylate synthase 1 homolog isoform X1; protein product: MGAGRGKVSDPDGAASFLSGLGPRGGRPAPQRGGDPPSWAPDFRKKGDELENVQRSVTQTIKGLGYVPYEGRVKKLGLGFAMAGDMRATAASQAKRFKSSNEETENQEENGHQDKRFKRSQKDVEDQNKKFPKRKIVLLMAYSGKGYHGMQRNVGSSQFKTIEDDLVSALIRSGCIPENHGEDMKKMSFQRCARTDKGVSAAGQIVSLKIWLIDDVLEKINNCLPSHIRILGLKRVTGGFSSKNKCDARTYFYMLPTFAFAHKDRDIQDKTYRLNKETLEKVNKLLACYKGTHNFHNFTSQKGPKDPSAKRYIMEIYCEEPFVKECMEFAVIKVKGQSFMMHQIRKMIGLVIAIMKGYAPESIMERSWGEEKVDVPKAPGLGLVLEKVHFEKYNRRFGNDGLHEPLEWTEEEEKIAVFKEQHIYPTIINTEREEQSMVNWLSTLSIHDFNATSSGVQVNDRNSKSNDLEGSDGCDDDSD
- the PUS1 gene encoding pseudouridylate synthase 1 homolog isoform X3; protein product: MAGDMRATAASQAKRFKSSNEETENQEENGHQDKRFKRSQKDVEDQNKKFPKRKIVLLMAYSGKGYHGMQRNVGSSQFKTIEDDLVSALIRSGCIPENHGEDMKKMSFQRCARTDKGVSAAGQIVSLKIWLIDDVLEKINNCLPSHIRILGLKRVTGGFSSKNKCDARTYFYMLPTFAFAHKDRDIQDKTYRLNKETLEKVNKLLACYKGTHNFHNFTSQKGPKDPSAKRYIMEIYCEEPFVKECMEFAVIKVKGQSFMMHQIRKMIGLVIAIMKGYAPESIMERSWGEEKVDVPKAPGLGLVLEKVHFEKYNRRFGNDGLHEPLEWTEEEEKIAVFKEQHIYPTIINTEREEQSMVNWLSTLSIHDFNATSSGVQVNDRNSKSNDLEGSDGCDDDSD
- the PUS1 gene encoding pseudouridylate synthase 1 homolog isoform X2; the encoded protein is MPGRWRLLRAVARGLSARSGGGGPKSAPGGFAMAGDMRATAASQAKRFKSSNEETENQEENGHQDKRFKRSQKDVEDQNKKFPKRKIVLLMAYSGKGYHGMQRNVGSSQFKTIEDDLVSALIRSGCIPENHGEDMKKMSFQRCARTDKGVSAAGQIVSLKIWLIDDVLEKINNCLPSHIRILGLKRVTGGFSSKNKCDARTYFYMLPTFAFAHKDRDIQDKTYRLNKETLEKVNKLLACYKGTHNFHNFTSQKGPKDPSAKRYIMEIYCEEPFVKECMEFAVIKVKGQSFMMHQIRKMIGLVIAIMKGYAPESIMERSWGEEKVDVPKAPGLGLVLEKVHFEKYNRRFGNDGLHEPLEWTEEEEKIAVFKEQHIYPTIINTEREEQSMVNWLSTLSIHDFNATSSGVQVNDRNSKSNDLEGSDGCDDDSD